Proteins from a genomic interval of Streptomyces sp. Tu6071:
- a CDS encoding sucrase ferredoxin, translating to MSICATASRALGEPLAGTAATARTWLLIEQPGPWGAKALTSSRLDPGLGRRLEEAARGTGVRLGLIRRPGRTAPTPTRRVFAAHVVPGQGWVHEASIPSDDAERLLALDLKELGAGNAASFLDEAHGVSGTPYTGAPLVCVCANGKRDRCCALLGRPLAAELRAAGTEGVWEVTHLGGHRFSPTLLVLPYGYAYGRADAALALAAQHAAAAGRVLLDGCRGRSVWERPEQVAELAVRAATGEEQAEALTVRALPPGEGTAPLQVRVDHADGRRWTAEVVREVAEDARPESCGAAPALTARFEVARLTADAPSH from the coding sequence GTGAGTATCTGCGCCACCGCCTCGCGTGCCCTCGGCGAGCCCCTCGCCGGGACGGCGGCCACCGCCCGCACCTGGCTCCTCATCGAACAACCGGGCCCGTGGGGCGCCAAGGCACTGACCTCCAGCCGCCTCGATCCCGGCCTCGGACGGCGCCTGGAGGAGGCCGCGCGCGGCACCGGCGTACGTCTCGGCCTCATCCGCCGCCCCGGCCGCACCGCACCGACACCGACGCGCCGCGTCTTCGCCGCGCACGTCGTCCCCGGGCAGGGCTGGGTACACGAGGCGAGCATCCCGTCCGACGACGCGGAACGGCTCCTGGCCCTGGACCTGAAGGAACTCGGCGCGGGCAACGCCGCCTCCTTCCTCGACGAGGCCCACGGCGTCTCCGGCACCCCCTACACGGGCGCCCCGCTCGTCTGCGTCTGCGCCAACGGCAAGCGCGACCGCTGCTGCGCGCTCCTCGGCCGCCCTCTCGCGGCCGAACTGCGGGCGGCGGGCACCGAAGGCGTGTGGGAGGTGACGCACCTGGGCGGCCACCGCTTCTCCCCCACGCTGCTCGTCCTCCCGTACGGCTACGCCTACGGGCGCGCGGACGCCGCCCTGGCCCTGGCCGCCCAGCACGCCGCCGCCGCGGGCCGCGTCCTCCTCGACGGCTGCCGGGGCCGCTCGGTGTGGGAACGCCCCGAGCAGGTGGCCGAGTTGGCGGTACGCGCGGCGACGGGCGAGGAGCAGGCCGAAGCACTCACCGTGCGCGCCCTGCCGCCGGGCGAGGGCACCGCGCCGCTCCAGGTCCGCGTGGACCACGCCGACGGCCGCCGCTGGACGGCCGAGGTGGTGCGCGAAGTCGCCGAGGACGCGCGCCCGGAGAGCTGCGGCGCGGCACCTGCCCTCACCGCCCGCTTCGAGGTCGCACGGCTGACGGCGGACGCCCCCTCGCACTGA
- a CDS encoding LacI family DNA-binding transcriptional regulator: MTRRLAQVAQKVGVSEATVSRVLNGKPGVSENTRQAVLSALDVLGYERPTQLRGERARLVGLVLPELQNPIFPAFAEVIGGALAQQGLTPVLCTQTKGGVSEADYVDLLLQQQVSGVVFAGGLYAQAEAPHDHYRRLAERRIPVVLINAAIEQLGFPGVSCDDAVAVEQAWRHLASLGHERIGLVLGPADHVPSQRKLAAARQLAAAEGRELPEAHVVRAMFSLEGGQAAAARLLDQGVTGFVCASDPYALGVIRAAKRRGLSVPGEVSVVGFDDSAFMNCTEPPLTTVRQPIEAMGRAAVDLLAVQIAGATATAEELLFEPELVVRGSTGQAPR, encoded by the coding sequence ATGACACGTCGACTAGCCCAGGTGGCCCAGAAGGTCGGAGTCAGCGAGGCCACGGTCAGCCGGGTCCTCAACGGCAAGCCGGGGGTGTCCGAAAACACGCGCCAGGCGGTGCTGTCGGCGCTCGACGTGCTCGGCTACGAGCGGCCCACGCAGTTGCGCGGGGAGCGGGCCCGTCTCGTCGGTCTCGTCCTGCCGGAGTTGCAGAACCCGATCTTCCCGGCCTTCGCGGAGGTCATCGGCGGGGCGCTCGCGCAGCAGGGCCTCACGCCCGTCCTGTGCACGCAGACCAAGGGCGGCGTCTCCGAGGCGGACTACGTCGATCTCCTCCTCCAGCAGCAGGTCTCCGGCGTGGTCTTCGCGGGTGGGCTGTACGCGCAGGCCGAGGCCCCGCACGACCACTACCGCAGGCTCGCGGAGCGCCGCATCCCCGTCGTGCTCATCAACGCGGCGATCGAGCAGCTCGGCTTCCCCGGCGTCTCCTGCGACGACGCGGTCGCCGTCGAGCAGGCGTGGCGGCACCTGGCCTCGCTCGGCCACGAGCGCATCGGTCTCGTACTCGGCCCGGCCGACCACGTCCCCTCGCAGCGCAAGCTCGCCGCCGCCCGCCAGCTCGCCGCGGCAGAGGGCCGCGAACTGCCCGAGGCGCACGTCGTCCGGGCGATGTTCTCGCTGGAGGGCGGGCAGGCCGCCGCGGCCCGGCTCCTCGACCAGGGAGTCACAGGCTTCGTGTGCGCGAGCGATCCGTACGCGCTCGGTGTGATCCGTGCGGCGAAGCGGCGCGGCCTGTCGGTGCCGGGTGAGGTCTCCGTGGTCGGCTTCGACGACTCCGCCTTCATGAATTGCACGGAGCCGCCGCTCACCACCGTGCGCCAGCCCATCGAGGCCATGGGGCGGGCCGCGGTCGACCTGCTCGCCGTCCAGATCGCGG